One region of Aminobacterium colombiense DSM 12261 genomic DNA includes:
- a CDS encoding TRAP transporter permease codes for MPNEKTGAAQNSEINLDELRRQFDTEARYRDLLGWQGILITAIAVAMSLFHFYTSGFGLLLAMKQGSLHLAFVLVLVFLLYPARETSRRDGIPLYDFILAALAAFATLYIFFEFEDLVNRAGLPTTMDIIVGFMGIILLLEATRRVSSPVLPCIAIFFLFYCYFGRHFPQMFQHRGFNIQRIINHMYLGTEGVFGIPLGVSATFVFMFILFGSVLEQTGMGRFIIDLAMAMAGGATGGPAKVAVLSSGFMGSISGSSVANVCTTGMFTIPLMKSVGYKPHFAGAVEAVASTGGQIMPPVMGAAAFIMAQFMGVPYVQVALAAVVPALLYYFAVMVQVHFEATRLGLLGLPKEKLPSLLKLLKAKGHLLLPLFGIVYFLLAGFTPLKAAYNGIIISIAVSFLNKETRLTPKKLKLALENGAKGALGVACACGTVGIIVGTATLTGLGLRIASAIVAIAGGKLLATLLLTMVACILLGAGLPTTANFIVTSTMAAPALFKLGVPPMAAYMFVLYFGIAADLSPPVALAAYAGAGIAGAEPMRTGITAVKLALAGFIVPFIYVYNPMLVLVDFKPFPFILAVVTAVLGVFLLGMATIGFYKTSMAWWKRIISLGGALGLLIPGWQTDVIGLIILIGIHILQVRKAKKEAGTTE; via the coding sequence ATGCCAAATGAAAAAACAGGAGCAGCTCAAAATTCAGAAATCAATCTAGACGAACTTAGACGTCAGTTTGACACTGAAGCCAGGTATCGTGATCTTTTAGGATGGCAGGGGATACTTATTACTGCCATTGCTGTAGCCATGTCACTTTTTCATTTTTATACGTCTGGTTTCGGTTTGCTATTGGCTATGAAACAGGGGTCTTTGCACCTGGCCTTTGTTCTAGTTCTTGTTTTTTTATTGTATCCTGCCCGAGAAACAAGCAGAAGAGACGGCATTCCATTGTACGATTTTATACTGGCGGCCCTTGCTGCATTTGCGACTCTTTATATTTTCTTTGAGTTTGAAGACCTTGTGAATAGGGCTGGTTTGCCAACGACCATGGATATCATTGTTGGTTTTATGGGTATTATTCTCTTGTTGGAAGCAACGCGCAGAGTGTCAAGTCCAGTGTTGCCCTGTATCGCTATTTTCTTCCTTTTTTATTGTTATTTTGGGCGCCATTTCCCACAAATGTTTCAGCATCGAGGGTTTAATATCCAAAGGATTATTAACCACATGTATCTAGGAACAGAGGGTGTATTTGGCATTCCCTTGGGAGTATCCGCTACTTTTGTGTTTATGTTCATTTTGTTTGGATCTGTATTGGAACAAACAGGTATGGGGCGGTTCATTATCGATCTGGCCATGGCAATGGCAGGTGGGGCTACTGGTGGGCCTGCCAAGGTCGCTGTTCTAAGCTCAGGTTTTATGGGCTCAATTTCAGGATCCTCTGTGGCAAATGTCTGTACTACGGGAATGTTCACTATTCCTTTGATGAAAAGTGTTGGATATAAGCCCCACTTTGCCGGAGCAGTAGAAGCGGTGGCTTCAACAGGAGGACAAATAATGCCTCCTGTTATGGGAGCAGCTGCCTTCATTATGGCTCAGTTTATGGGTGTTCCTTATGTTCAGGTAGCTCTTGCGGCAGTAGTTCCGGCCCTTCTTTATTATTTTGCGGTTATGGTTCAGGTACACTTTGAAGCGACACGCCTCGGACTCCTGGGGCTTCCAAAGGAAAAACTCCCAAGCCTTTTGAAACTTTTGAAGGCTAAAGGGCATCTTTTACTGCCCCTTTTTGGTATAGTGTATTTTTTACTAGCAGGATTTACTCCACTGAAGGCTGCTTATAATGGGATAATAATCAGCATAGCCGTATCTTTTCTGAATAAGGAAACGAGGCTTACGCCGAAAAAACTAAAACTAGCACTCGAAAATGGCGCAAAAGGAGCTCTTGGCGTAGCCTGTGCATGTGGCACAGTCGGTATTATTGTAGGAACAGCTACGTTAACAGGTTTGGGATTGAGAATAGCGAGTGCCATTGTTGCTATAGCCGGAGGGAAGCTCTTGGCAACATTGCTTCTTACAATGGTAGCCTGTATTCTCCTTGGAGCAGGTCTTCCCACAACAGCTAACTTTATAGTCACAAGCACTATGGCGGCTCCAGCGCTCTTCAAACTGGGGGTCCCGCCCATGGCAGCATACATGTTCGTTCTTTATTTTGGCATAGCGGCTGACCTTAGTCCCCCTGTAGCTCTTGCTGCCTATGCCGGTGCTGGCATTGCGGGCGCAGAACCAATGCGTACAGGGATAACAGCTGTTAAACTGGCGCTGGCTGGGTTTATTGTTCCTTTTATCTATGTTTATAATCCAATGCTTGTGCTTGTTGACTTTAAACCATTCCCCTTTATTTTAGCGGTTGTCACTGCTGTTTTGGGTGTATTTTTACTAGGGATGGCTACTATTGGATTCTATAAAACTTCAATGGCCTGGTGGAAGAGGATTATTTCCCTGGGCGGTGCTCTAGGTCTATTGATCCCTGGCTGGCAAACAGATGTCATAGGATTGATTATCCTCATAGGTATCCATATACTTCAGGTTAGAAAAGCAAAGAAAGAAGCCGGGACGACAGAGTAA
- a CDS encoding DUF1850 domain-containing protein, whose amino-acid sequence MSLKRLKIREGVRTSKRWTSNILISLILFSAFYLLFIPVHFLSFRTQDWELCSALAPSGVEIKTGYIHSVEKTPVEDVYVLSGPRLWLWEERFRSHNAGLPTEPPPRGRFLLQKDWMVIRGSPYTWEVLRIRIGDDELGKNWVYSSTTGKLDLYQLIPNNVFYIEVTQVPLLFRKR is encoded by the coding sequence ATGAGTCTGAAAAGACTGAAAATCAGGGAGGGGGTAAGAACGTCGAAACGTTGGACCTCGAACATCCTTATATCACTCATTCTTTTTTCTGCCTTTTATCTTCTTTTTATACCAGTGCATTTTCTTTCTTTTCGAACCCAGGATTGGGAACTCTGTTCAGCGCTAGCCCCCTCTGGAGTCGAAATAAAAACTGGTTACATTCATTCTGTGGAAAAAACTCCAGTGGAAGATGTTTATGTGTTGTCAGGCCCTCGTCTTTGGCTTTGGGAGGAGCGTTTTCGTTCTCATAATGCTGGCCTCCCTACAGAACCACCTCCACGAGGGCGATTTTTGTTGCAGAAAGATTGGATGGTTATTCGGGGAAGTCCTTACACATGGGAAGTTTTACGTATTCGTATAGGCGACGATGAATTAGGCAAAAACTGGGTTTATTCCTCAACAACTGGAAAGCTTGATTTATATCAACTTATACCCAATAACGTTTTTTACATTGAAGTGACACAAGTCCCACTGCTTTTCAGAAAAAGATAA
- a CDS encoding LexA family protein — MFSGKRLSELRVKRGLTQLELAEKLGVSFHTILRWEKERRFPDVFHLSILADVLETSVAYLMGEKKNGSGKYYARDIDKEAVIAVPLLDSSFVACAGWGFGDMEGIEPDFCATLIVGKDDIGRIGGKCPYAIKVEGDSMQEAGIPDGARISVNPEEPIYNGDAVLVKWGRRGDLAVKWYYEYNDRVELRSSNPAKYPPIIITKEEIEQEAEAGNIDFFRICGKVMVVSVIPKRGI, encoded by the coding sequence ATGTTTTCTGGGAAAAGACTATCCGAATTAAGAGTAAAACGAGGATTAACACAATTAGAACTAGCTGAAAAGCTAGGGGTATCTTTTCATACAATTCTCCGCTGGGAAAAAGAACGGCGATTCCCAGATGTTTTCCACCTCTCCATCCTTGCTGATGTCTTGGAAACAAGTGTAGCCTACCTTATGGGGGAGAAAAAAAATGGAAGCGGCAAATATTATGCTCGGGACATTGATAAGGAAGCCGTTATAGCGGTTCCTTTGCTTGACTCCTCTTTTGTTGCCTGTGCTGGATGGGGCTTTGGTGATATGGAAGGCATAGAACCCGATTTTTGTGCTACTTTGATAGTGGGCAAAGACGATATAGGGCGGATAGGGGGAAAATGCCCTTATGCTATAAAAGTTGAAGGTGACAGCATGCAGGAAGCGGGAATTCCCGATGGAGCCCGAATTTCCGTGAATCCGGAAGAACCCATTTACAATGGCGACGCTGTATTAGTGAAGTGGGGGCGGCGGGGAGATTTAGCTGTAAAGTGGTATTACGAATATAACGACCGTGTGGAGTTGCGCTCTTCAAATCCTGCCAAATACCCCCCAATCATTATTACGAAAGAAGAAATAGAACAAGAAGCGGAGGCTGGGAATATCGATTTTTTTAGGATATGCGGAAAGGTTATGGTTGTAAGTGTTATCCCCAAAAGGGGAATTTAA
- a CDS encoding Y-family DNA polymerase yields the protein MKHVAVKPIVLCDCNNFFVSCERIYRPDLQKKPVIVLSSNDGCVVSRSNEAKALGIPMGVPFFQVEKACRHYGIAVFSSNFELYQDISSRVIAVMKDNAPTVEVYSIDEAFLTFDLSSYAHIEEKMAQIHKQVYQWVGIPVSIGAASSKTLTKLAAEYGKKHEETGGCYSLLSLASEEMTNFLERVPVGNIWGIGKQLAMRLGKHRIRTARELRDVRDERIMKIIGMPGVKTAWELRGIPCIKIKEAETLQKTLQVSRSFGREIKDVDGIAAAITHFVSSAGIRLRQEKALAGAISVYITTNPFLTPYYSNSVSIPAPYPTNYTPQLIKLALLGLDRIYKPGYYYTKAGVTLEDLSSRSYMQRYLFAKDEGDDADKKQTLMDVVDAINENVGEKIISPAILHFNEGKEWAPRSNLKSPAYTTRWEDVPYVETAD from the coding sequence ATGAAGCATGTGGCAGTAAAGCCAATAGTTCTGTGCGATTGTAATAATTTTTTTGTTTCATGCGAGAGAATTTACAGGCCTGATCTGCAAAAGAAGCCGGTAATAGTTCTATCAAGCAATGATGGTTGTGTTGTGTCACGATCAAATGAGGCTAAAGCATTAGGGATTCCCATGGGAGTGCCATTCTTCCAAGTAGAAAAAGCATGCCGCCATTATGGGATTGCCGTTTTTTCCAGTAATTTTGAACTCTACCAGGATATTTCTTCCCGAGTTATAGCTGTTATGAAAGATAATGCTCCAACCGTAGAAGTATATTCTATAGACGAAGCCTTTTTGACCTTTGATTTGTCAAGTTATGCTCATATAGAAGAAAAAATGGCCCAGATTCACAAGCAAGTCTATCAGTGGGTTGGAATTCCGGTTTCCATTGGTGCTGCCTCCTCTAAGACTTTGACAAAACTTGCCGCTGAATATGGAAAGAAACACGAAGAAACAGGGGGTTGTTACAGCCTTCTGTCTTTAGCTTCTGAAGAAATGACAAACTTCCTCGAGAGAGTACCTGTAGGTAATATCTGGGGCATAGGGAAACAACTGGCTATGCGCCTGGGAAAACATAGGATACGTACGGCAAGGGAGCTGCGTGATGTTCGAGATGAAAGAATTATGAAGATAATAGGCATGCCAGGGGTGAAAACGGCATGGGAGCTCAGGGGGATTCCCTGTATCAAAATAAAGGAAGCTGAAACCTTGCAGAAAACCCTTCAGGTTTCCCGCTCTTTTGGGAGAGAGATTAAAGATGTTGATGGGATCGCAGCAGCTATTACTCATTTTGTTTCATCAGCAGGAATTCGTCTTCGTCAGGAAAAGGCCCTGGCCGGAGCTATAAGCGTATATATTACGACAAATCCTTTTCTGACCCCTTACTATTCCAACAGTGTCAGCATTCCAGCTCCCTACCCTACAAACTATACACCCCAGCTCATAAAGTTGGCCCTGTTGGGGCTGGACAGGATTTACAAACCTGGATATTACTACACGAAGGCCGGCGTTACTTTAGAAGATCTATCGTCCCGCAGCTATATGCAAAGGTATCTTTTTGCCAAGGACGAAGGCGATGACGCAGATAAAAAGCAGACCTTGATGGATGTAGTGGACGCCATAAACGAGAATGTGGGGGAAAAAATTATTTCACCTGCGATTCTTCATTTCAATGAGGGAAAGGAATGGGCCCCTCGCTCAAACTTGAAATCTCCTGCTTATACTACTCGATGGGAAGATGTTCCTTATGTAGAAACTGCTGACTAA